One window of the Epinephelus moara isolate mb chromosome 22, YSFRI_EMoa_1.0, whole genome shotgun sequence genome contains the following:
- the LOC126384151 gene encoding 26S proteasome non-ATPase regulatory subunit 4 — protein MGLESTMVCVDNSEYMRNGDFLPTRLQAQQDAVNIVCHSKTRSNPENNVGLITMANNCEVLTTLTPDSGRILSKLHAVQPKGKICFCTGIRVAHLALKHRQGKNHKMRIIAFVGSPVEDNEKDLVKLAKRLKKEKVNVDIINFGEEELNTEKLTAFINTLNGKEGTGSHLVTVPPGPSLADALLSSPILAGEGGSMMGLGASDFEFGVDPSADPELALALRVSMEEQRQRQEEEARRAAVASAAEAGMPTPSADESEEALLKMSVSQPESGAAVLPDFSSMTEEEQIAYAMQMSLAGGEYGEMDTEAPMDTAESAKEEDDYDVMQDPEFLQSVLENLPGVDPNNEAIRNAMGSLASQTGNKPEGKKDEEKKK, from the exons ATGGGGCTTGAAAGTACTATGGTCTG TGTGGACAACAGTGAATACATGAGAAATGGAGACTTTCTACCAACGAGGCTACAGGCTCAACAGGATGCTGTCAACATTGTTTGCCACTCTAAAACACGAAGCAATCCAGAAAACAATGTGGGCCTCATCACTATGGCAAA TAACTGTGAGGTCCTGACCACACTGACACCAGATTCTGGACGCATCCTGTCCAAACTCCACGCTGTCCAGCCCAAAGGAAAGATCTGCTTCTGCACAGGCATCAGAGTGGCCCAT CTGGCTCTAAAACACAGACAAGGAAAAAACCACAAGATGAGGATCATCGCCTTTGTTGGGAGTCCTGTGGAGGATAATGAAAAAGAT CTGGTCAAGTTGGCAAAGCGcttgaaaaaagagaaagtgaatgtggaTATTATCAACTTCGGAGAAGAG gagcTGAACACAGAGAAGCTGACTGCTTTTATAAATACTTTAAATGGGAAGGAGGGGACAGGCTCCCACCTGGTCACAGTTCCTCCAGGGCCCAGTCTGGCTGATGCATTGCTCTCCTCTCCCATCCTGGCTGGTGAAGGAGGCTCTATGATGGGTCTTGGTGCTAGCGACTTTGAGTTTGGTGTGGATCCCAGTGCCGATCCAGAACTTGCCCTG GCCCTTCGTGTATCAATGGAGGAGCAGCGACAGAGGCAGGAGGAAGAGGCCCGCAGAGCTGCTGTTGCTTCTGCAGCTGAGGCGGGCATGCCCACACCCAGCGCAGACG AGTCAGAAGAGGCCTTACTGAAGATGTCAGTATCTCAGCCTGAGAGTGGTGCGGCAGTGCTTCCTGACTTCAGCAGCatgacagaggaggagcagatTGCCTACGCCATGCAGATGTCTCTTGCTGGAGGAG AGTATGGAGAAATGGATACAGAAGCCCCCATGGACACTGCAGAATCTGCCAAG GAGGAAGATGACTATGACGTCATGCAAGACCCTGAGTTCCTTCAGAGCGTCTTGGAGAACCTGCCTGGTGTTGACCCAAACAACGAGGCCATCCGCAACGCCATGGGCTCCCTGGCCTCCCAGACTGGAAACAAGCCAGAGGGCAAAAAGgatgaagagaagaagaagtga